One window from the genome of Brachyspira hampsonii encodes:
- a CDS encoding L-cystine transporter: MGLYVVINIVVLLALIALLYFMQKKHLNFTIRVLSALVLGLALGFILRKVYSSNMEIVNQSIVWYNVVGNGYVRLLQMLVMPLIFVSITMAILNIKGNSNNLGKMTIIIIAVLMVTTAISALVGFLTAKGFGLDASKLQSIVGDISQGASNYEGKLEQFSSRPVPQQLLDIIPTNPFAALAGMGGSPTLSVVFFAALVGSSALGLRNKKPDVFDFFLKIMQALHDVVMKIVAFVMKLTPYGVLALMAKFMAASDLNAFAQLGQFLLASYLAIIIMLIVHSIILIIFGYNPIKYYSKAFTVLTFAFSSRTSAGTLPLTVSALKDKMGISEGVSNLSASLAVTIGQNGCAGIYPAMVAAMIAPTLGINPLEPAFLIKAVVIIAIGSFGIAGVGGGATNAALITLSALGFPVGLVAILLGIEPLIDMGRTMLNVNDGMVTAAVTGKICKEVDMDKFNSNDNTGSNEAEAM, encoded by the coding sequence ATGGGACTTTATGTTGTAATTAACATTGTAGTACTATTGGCTTTAATAGCACTATTATATTTTATGCAGAAAAAACATCTGAATTTTACTATCAGAGTATTATCTGCTTTAGTTTTAGGGTTAGCTTTGGGATTCATACTTAGAAAAGTTTATTCTTCAAATATGGAAATAGTAAATCAAAGTATTGTCTGGTATAATGTAGTAGGTAATGGTTATGTAAGACTTCTTCAAATGTTGGTTATGCCTTTAATTTTTGTTTCTATTACTATGGCGATCCTTAACATAAAAGGAAACAGCAATAATTTAGGTAAAATGACTATTATAATTATAGCCGTACTAATGGTAACAACAGCTATATCAGCTTTAGTAGGATTTTTAACAGCTAAGGGATTTGGTTTAGATGCTTCAAAACTTCAATCTATAGTAGGAGATATTTCTCAGGGTGCTTCTAACTATGAAGGTAAATTAGAGCAGTTTTCTTCAAGACCTGTTCCGCAGCAATTATTAGATATTATACCTACAAATCCATTTGCAGCATTAGCTGGTATGGGAGGCTCTCCTACACTTTCTGTTGTGTTTTTTGCCGCTTTAGTAGGTTCTTCTGCTTTGGGACTTAGAAATAAAAAACCAGATGTTTTTGATTTTTTCTTGAAAATTATGCAGGCTTTGCATGATGTTGTGATGAAGATAGTTGCATTTGTAATGAAATTAACTCCTTATGGCGTACTTGCTCTTATGGCTAAATTTATGGCTGCTAGTGATTTGAATGCATTTGCTCAATTAGGACAATTCCTTCTAGCATCTTATTTAGCTATAATTATCATGCTTATAGTTCATAGTATAATACTTATTATATTCGGATACAATCCTATTAAATACTACTCTAAGGCTTTTACAGTTTTAACATTTGCTTTTTCATCAAGAACAAGTGCTGGTACTTTACCTTTAACTGTTTCTGCTTTAAAAGATAAAATGGGAATATCCGAAGGCGTTTCAAACCTTTCTGCTTCGCTTGCTGTAACTATAGGACAAAATGGATGTGCTGGTATTTATCCGGCTATGGTTGCTGCTATGATAGCACCTACTTTGGGTATTAATCCTCTTGAACCTGCATTCTTAATAAAAGCTGTTGTTATAATTGCTATAGGAAGTTTCGGTATTGCTGGAGTTGGAGGGGGTGCTACAAATGCTGCTTTGATTACACTTTCTGCTTTAGGTTTTCCTGTAGGACTTGTGGCTATACTTTTGGGAATAGAGCCTCTTATTGATATGGGCAGAACTATGCTCAATGTTAATGATGGTATGGTTACCGCTGCTGTTACAGGAAAAATTTGTAAAGAAGTGGATATGGATAAATTCAATTCCAATGATAATACCGGTTCTAATGAAGCAGAAGCTATGTAA
- a CDS encoding thiamine pyrophosphate-dependent enzyme — MANKYNLAEQENILESGNELAAIAAAQINYHVMGYYPITPSTQIAEYLDEMKANGRHTVCMIPGDGEHGAAGICYGATTAGGRVFNATSANGLLYAMEQLPVQSGTRFPMVLNVVNRTVSGPLDIKCDQSDIMMALNTGWIIIMAHTTQMVYDFNIFALKIAERAKLPIIVSSDGFFTSHQKKKIHLFKNDKDVQDFLGTYTPEVTSIEPGKNPVTIGPYMNEDELTGSKLQLSQALEDSRAIILDVFEEFASFSGRKYEPIETYQMEDADVAVMICGSAYETLTLAVDEMKKANPSLKIGAFAITQIRPFPEKELQKLLTNVKVVVVGDRQDSYSGMGGNMSTEIRAALKNDPNNKTSIIDRVFGLGGTEFTLEKAKELFELGLKELANPGSVVKHSYLEQYMGHEGVEMKPIHEPLTLESQKSGIVVTMNEQTHKLDVKVPPLRELTGKAYRYAQGHGACNGCGIFSGINTFLKGIEGEVVLLVHTGCSMVVTTGYPYSSYRTTYVHNLFQNGAATLSGIVEMYHERKRRGEIDGPEDPTFIMITGDGGHDIGMGPSIGAAIRNHKMIILEYDNEGYMNTGNQLSFSTPIGHRTSTSNVGKAEVGKQFNHKDVAQIFAGCHIPYVATGCEAYPLDLVKKAAKAQWYANHHGTAFVKLLIACPLNWKSPDDMGKDVIKAAVDCCFFPLYESEHGITTITNMVADDKKQPVSEWLKMMGKTKHLLKHPELLEAFQKEVDRRWYRLKAMHESPLL; from the coding sequence ATGGCTAACAAATATAATCTTGCTGAACAAGAAAACATACTTGAAAGTGGTAATGAATTAGCAGCCATTGCAGCCGCTCAAATTAATTATCACGTTATGGGTTATTACCCAATTACTCCTTCTACTCAGATTGCTGAGTATTTGGATGAAATGAAAGCTAATGGAAGACATACTGTTTGCATGATCCCTGGTGATGGTGAACATGGTGCAGCTGGTATATGTTATGGTGCTACTACTGCAGGAGGTAGGGTATTCAATGCTACTTCTGCTAACGGTCTTCTTTATGCTATGGAACAATTACCTGTACAATCAGGTACTAGATTCCCTATGGTATTAAATGTTGTAAACAGAACTGTTTCTGGTCCTCTAGATATTAAATGTGACCAATCTGACATAATGATGGCTCTTAACACTGGTTGGATTATCATTATGGCTCATACTACTCAAATGGTTTATGACTTCAATATCTTTGCTTTAAAAATCGCTGAAAGAGCTAAATTACCTATTATAGTTTCTTCTGACGGTTTCTTCACTTCTCACCAAAAGAAAAAAATTCACCTTTTCAAAAATGATAAAGATGTTCAAGACTTCTTAGGTACTTATACTCCTGAAGTTACTTCTATTGAACCAGGAAAAAATCCTGTTACAATTGGACCTTACATGAACGAAGATGAATTAACAGGAAGTAAATTACAGCTTTCTCAAGCTTTAGAAGATTCTCGTGCTATTATATTAGATGTATTTGAAGAGTTCGCTTCTTTCTCTGGAAGAAAATATGAGCCTATAGAAACTTATCAAATGGAAGATGCCGATGTAGCTGTAATGATCTGCGGATCTGCTTATGAAACTCTTACTTTAGCTGTTGACGAAATGAAAAAAGCTAATCCTAGTCTTAAAATAGGTGCTTTTGCTATTACTCAAATTCGTCCTTTCCCTGAAAAAGAATTACAAAAATTACTTACTAATGTTAAAGTTGTAGTAGTAGGTGACAGACAAGATTCATATTCTGGTATGGGCGGCAACATGTCTACTGAAATCAGAGCTGCTCTTAAAAATGATCCTAATAACAAAACTTCTATTATAGACAGAGTATTTGGTCTTGGCGGTACTGAGTTTACTTTAGAAAAAGCTAAAGAGTTATTTGAATTAGGTCTAAAAGAATTAGCTAATCCGGGTTCTGTTGTAAAACACTCTTACTTAGAACAATATATGGGTCATGAAGGTGTAGAAATGAAACCTATACATGAACCTCTTACTTTGGAAAGCCAAAAATCTGGTATCGTTGTTACTATGAATGAACAAACTCATAAACTTGATGTTAAAGTTCCGCCTCTTAGAGAATTAACAGGCAAGGCTTATCGTTATGCTCAAGGTCATGGTGCTTGTAACGGCTGCGGTATATTCTCTGGTATTAATACTTTCTTAAAAGGTATTGAAGGTGAAGTTGTTCTTTTAGTACATACAGGATGTTCTATGGTTGTTACTACAGGCTATCCTTACAGCTCTTACAGAACTACTTATGTTCACAACTTGTTCCAAAACGGTGCAGCTACTCTTTCTGGTATCGTAGAGATGTATCATGAAAGAAAAAGAAGAGGTGAAATCGATGGACCGGAAGATCCTACTTTCATAATGATTACTGGTGACGGCGGTCATGACATAGGTATGGGACCTTCTATTGGTGCAGCTATTAGAAATCACAAAATGATTATATTAGAATACGATAATGAAGGATATATGAACACTGGTAACCAATTATCATTCTCTACTCCTATAGGACACAGAACTTCTACTTCTAATGTTGGTAAAGCTGAAGTGGGTAAACAATTCAATCACAAAGATGTAGCTCAAATATTTGCTGGTTGTCATATACCTTATGTTGCTACTGGTTGTGAGGCTTATCCTTTAGATTTAGTTAAAAAAGCTGCTAAAGCTCAATGGTATGCTAATCATCATGGTACTGCTTTTGTTAAACTTCTTATTGCTTGTCCATTAAACTGGAAATCTCCTGATGATATGGGTAAAGATGTTATTAAAGCTGCTGTTGACTGCTGTTTCTTCCCTCTATATGAATCTGAACATGGTATCACTACTATCACTAATATGGTAGCTGATGATAAAAAACAGCCTGTTAGCGAATGGCTTAAAATGATGGGTAAAACTAAACACCTTCTTAAACACCCAGAGCTTCTTGAAGCATTCCAAAAAGAGGTTGATAGAAGATGGTATCGCTTAAAAGCTATGCATGAAAGTCCTCTTCTATAA
- a CDS encoding 2-oxoacid:acceptor oxidoreductase family protein, producing MKLPKVNDLGFFEIRLESIGGMGANSAGKMLAEVGVLSQGFYGAAFSSYGSEKKGSPVKSFVRFSENEVRVNSTVEEPHVVAVFHMNLLKNPLTLAGVKEDAIVIFNTNKTPDEARDFAKLHGGKVVCVDAIKIANDLKLPSQAANTIIMGAMVNQLDFIDSAKFEEQIRKQFGGKKAELVEPNIEAFRKGGSESVVKDFPADGKYPYIPYKKPEPVYGKNNQLTGGYINAAGNSTLKDLQVTRTGHIPVFNPKNCIDCAQCELVCPDLCVVWEKGPDRKDPNKIAMNMMGIDYQYCKGCLKCVRACPKGPYAPKAPAKEDQALRIEVEAECNVPELTYSRYHK from the coding sequence GTGAAACTCCCAAAAGTCAATGATTTAGGCTTTTTCGAGATTCGTCTCGAAAGTATAGGCGGAATGGGTGCTAATAGTGCTGGTAAAATGCTTGCAGAAGTAGGCGTTTTATCTCAAGGATTCTATGGTGCTGCATTCTCTAGTTATGGTTCAGAAAAAAAAGGTTCTCCAGTAAAATCTTTCGTAAGATTTTCTGAGAATGAAGTTAGAGTAAACTCTACAGTAGAAGAACCGCATGTTGTGGCAGTGTTCCACATGAATCTTCTTAAAAATCCTCTAACATTAGCAGGTGTTAAAGAAGATGCTATCGTTATTTTCAATACTAATAAAACTCCAGATGAAGCAAGAGACTTTGCTAAACTTCATGGCGGTAAAGTAGTTTGTGTTGATGCTATAAAAATCGCTAATGATTTAAAACTTCCTTCACAAGCAGCTAATACCATCATAATGGGTGCTATGGTTAATCAGCTTGATTTCATAGATTCTGCTAAATTTGAAGAGCAAATTAGAAAACAGTTCGGCGGTAAAAAAGCTGAATTAGTAGAACCTAATATTGAAGCTTTCAGAAAAGGCGGAAGTGAATCTGTAGTTAAAGATTTCCCTGCAGACGGAAAATATCCTTATATACCTTATAAAAAACCAGAACCTGTATATGGTAAAAATAACCAATTAACAGGCGGTTATATAAATGCTGCTGGTAACTCTACTTTAAAAGATTTACAAGTAACTCGTACCGGTCATATTCCTGTATTCAATCCTAAAAACTGTATTGATTGTGCTCAATGTGAATTAGTTTGTCCGGATCTTTGCGTTGTTTGGGAAAAAGGTCCAGACAGAAAAGATCCTAATAAAATAGCTATGAACATGATGGGTATTGATTATCAATATTGTAAAGGCTGTTTGAAATGCGTTAGAGCTTGCCCTAAAGGACCTTATGCTCCTAAAGCACCTGCTAAAGAAGATCAAGCTTTAAGAATAGAAGTAGAAGCAGAATGTAATGTTCCAGAACTTACATACAGTCGTTATCATAAATAA
- a CDS encoding methyl-accepting chemotaxis protein — MKKKFNSLNVQIPIVVNTFIAVLLIVSISTLVQMSKKAIDKASYDGFATTIKGYSTFFDSLVENQLILSDTYSSFTFVINYMQNRDPEGEANMLTVLKLMSAKNPYVKSLALLEKDGTILNDSNGDNTDVGKNVSSLYSDLWKKYDAVKKPTLSDSIYKDSDEKWITAIISPINSRTDNSYLGALLVVLDWQKVIDEVSETAGEVLTHWIRLWVFNKDTLLVMHNVPSEVGKLAPAEVKTIVNNTEGKLEFQNDGMTKVCLYTSIKNQPWHVAFSMPLSFIEQQSSKILKIGIMIGVIGIILSSIIGFLYIKNIISPLKVLVEEAKEMSKGEFILRNFKFKKNEIGDIAYSFKDMRNALSKIINEVNNTSEKINNAALNLTNGSDDLSARTEAQASSLEETASAIEQMASTIKSSASHSVEGNDMMIASKKAVENGAGVISETTRNIEEVYEASEKIKNITKTIEDIAFQTNILALNASVEAARAGDQGRGFAVVASEVRNLAQNSQSSAKDITLLIENIYEKINKSAETARESQSIFNDIQLKIDGTAKIMQEISTTAVEQQTGVDQVNIAVSKIDGITQQNAALVDETATYAKELLEQSENLKSIMTFFKMD, encoded by the coding sequence ATGAAAAAGAAGTTCAATAGTTTAAATGTTCAAATACCAATAGTAGTTAATACATTTATAGCTGTTCTTTTAATTGTGTCCATATCTACTTTAGTACAAATGTCAAAAAAGGCTATAGATAAAGCCTCTTATGACGGATTTGCAACTACAATAAAGGGATATTCAACTTTTTTTGACTCTTTAGTTGAAAATCAATTAATATTATCAGATACATATTCATCTTTTACATTTGTTATAAACTATATGCAAAATAGAGATCCTGAAGGCGAAGCTAATATGCTTACCGTATTAAAGCTAATGTCTGCTAAAAATCCGTATGTAAAAAGTTTAGCACTATTAGAAAAAGACGGTACAATACTAAATGATTCAAACGGCGATAATACGGATGTAGGAAAAAATGTATCTAGTTTATACTCTGATTTATGGAAAAAATATGATGCTGTAAAAAAACCTACCCTATCAGATTCTATATATAAAGACTCTGATGAAAAATGGATAACAGCTATTATTTCACCAATAAATTCAAGAACTGATAATTCATATTTGGGAGCATTACTAGTAGTATTAGATTGGCAGAAGGTTATAGATGAAGTATCTGAAACTGCAGGCGAAGTTCTTACTCATTGGATAAGATTATGGGTATTTAATAAAGATACCTTACTTGTAATGCATAATGTACCTAGCGAGGTTGGTAAACTTGCTCCTGCAGAGGTAAAAACAATTGTTAATAATACAGAAGGAAAATTAGAATTCCAAAATGATGGTATGACTAAAGTTTGTTTATATACAAGCATTAAAAATCAGCCTTGGCATGTAGCTTTCTCTATGCCTTTAAGTTTTATTGAACAGCAAAGCAGTAAAATATTAAAGATTGGAATTATGATAGGAGTCATAGGAATAATATTGAGTTCTATTATAGGATTCTTATATATAAAAAATATTATTAGTCCTTTGAAAGTTCTTGTAGAAGAAGCAAAAGAAATGTCTAAAGGTGAATTTATACTTAGAAATTTTAAATTTAAGAAAAATGAAATTGGTGATATAGCATACTCTTTTAAAGATATGAGAAATGCTTTATCAAAAATAATTAATGAAGTTAATAATACTTCAGAAAAAATAAATAATGCTGCACTGAATCTGACAAACGGCAGCGATGATTTATCAGCTAGAACAGAAGCTCAGGCATCTAGTTTAGAGGAAACTGCTTCCGCTATAGAGCAAATGGCTTCTACTATAAAATCTTCCGCTTCGCATTCTGTGGAAGGAAATGATATGATGATAGCTTCTAAAAAGGCTGTAGAAAACGGAGCCGGTGTAATTTCTGAAACTACTAGAAACATAGAAGAAGTTTATGAGGCAAGTGAGAAAATAAAAAATATTACAAAAACTATAGAAGATATAGCTTTTCAAACTAATATACTTGCTTTAAATGCTTCTGTAGAGGCAGCAAGAGCTGGAGATCAGGGAAGAGGTTTTGCTGTTGTGGCTTCTGAGGTAAGAAACTTAGCTCAAAATTCACAGTCATCTGCTAAAGACATAACATTGCTTATAGAAAATATCTATGAAAAAATTAATAAATCAGCTGAAACTGCAAGAGAATCACAATCCATATTCAATGATATACAATTAAAAATAGATGGAACAGCAAAAATAATGCAGGAAATAAGTACAACTGCCGTAGAACAGCAGACAGGCGTAGATCAGGTTAATATCGCTGTTTCAAAAATAGATGGAATAACTCAGCAAAATGCTGCTTTAGTTGATGAAACTGCAACATATGCAAAAGAATTATTAGAACAGTCAGAAAACTTAAAAAGTATTATGACTTTCTTTAAAATGGATTAA
- a CDS encoding PepSY-like domain-containing protein, with the protein MRMKRIVKRIIYTILTLSVLSIYAYGGSVALSEVPDEAIAFADKYFSDYYLYRATELGGSYTLIFRGGLKIYVNSYGEWKTVSGGGEEISIAYIEDKVKNSIKKEFPDEKVVNIQKNRKDYSIEFKSRRKIVIDFEGNITKKWRD; encoded by the coding sequence ATGAGAATGAAAAGAATTGTAAAAAGAATAATATATACAATATTAACTTTATCTGTATTATCAATATATGCCTATGGTGGTTCTGTAGCTTTAAGCGAAGTGCCTGATGAGGCTATAGCATTTGCTGATAAATATTTCTCTGATTATTATTTGTACAGGGCAACTGAATTAGGAGGTTCTTATACTTTGATATTCAGAGGTGGACTTAAAATATATGTTAATTCTTATGGAGAATGGAAAACTGTAAGCGGCGGCGGTGAAGAAATTTCTATAGCTTATATAGAAGATAAAGTTAAAAATTCAATAAAAAAAGAATTTCCTGATGAAAAAGTTGTGAATATACAAAAAAATAGAAAAGATTATAGCATAGAGTTTAAAAGCAGAAGAAAAATAGTTATAGATTTTGAAGGAAATATAACAAAAAAATGGAGAGATTAA
- a CDS encoding type 1 glutamine amidotransferase domain-containing protein, translating into MKALIITDNFFEDSELFYPYFRLIEEGIDVDIAALNKGEIKGEYFFKTEAKLNFSEVDPSNYKALIIPGGRAPEAIRGSDDVKRIIKYFVDNNLTIGAICHGQQTLISAKVLEGKDATCYIGIRDDLMNAKANYKDEKVVVCGNIVTSRCPDDLPYFAKEIIKKLK; encoded by the coding sequence ATGAAAGCATTAATTATTACAGACAATTTCTTTGAAGATTCAGAATTGTTTTATCCATATTTCAGACTTATAGAGGAGGGTATTGATGTTGATATAGCGGCTTTAAACAAAGGGGAGATTAAAGGAGAATATTTTTTCAAAACAGAAGCAAAATTAAATTTCTCAGAGGTTGATCCTTCAAATTATAAAGCCTTAATAATACCGGGCGGAAGAGCACCTGAAGCGATAAGAGGAAGTGATGATGTAAAAAGAATTATAAAATATTTCGTTGATAATAATCTTACTATAGGAGCAATATGCCATGGACAGCAGACTTTGATATCAGCTAAAGTTTTGGAAGGTAAAGACGCTACCTGCTATATAGGCATAAGAGATGACTTAATGAATGCTAAAGCTAATTATAAAGATGAAAAAGTAGTGGTATGCGGTAATATTGTAACTTCAAGATGCCCAGACGATTTGCCTTATTTCGCTAAAGAAATAATTAAGAAACTCAAATAA
- a CDS encoding nicotinamidase, whose product MSVKIPYEKIVNEDFIGKEVNPINQQDIYKIAEEYSNKVIKEFKDESINLLIVDPQRDFIDMEKGALPVNGAVNDIKNIIRFIYDNMESISSIYVTLDTHRYDSIFHSIMWNDYNDKPVAPFTEITLEKIENDEIIPTYDEDIQINYVKALKEKNAQNLMIWPYHCIYATDGWLIDKQLANMLLFFEASRKVYINKILKGQDSFSEMYGVIRPEVPTEYTKNYDISWVYDITNADKIYICGEAKDYCVYESVKQFCKIYNNDKSITETINIMMNCSSAIGDNKECETKYEDLSNKYGIKLLNI is encoded by the coding sequence ATGTCGGTAAAAATACCATACGAGAAAATAGTAAATGAAGATTTTATTGGAAAAGAAGTAAATCCTATTAATCAGCAGGACATTTACAAAATAGCAGAAGAATACAGTAATAAAGTTATAAAAGAATTTAAAGATGAAAGCATCAATCTTCTTATAGTAGATCCTCAAAGAGACTTTATAGATATGGAGAAAGGTGCTTTGCCTGTAAATGGTGCTGTTAATGATATTAAAAATATAATAAGATTTATATATGATAATATGGAAAGTATTTCAAGTATTTATGTTACTTTGGATACTCATAGATATGATTCTATATTTCATTCTATTATGTGGAATGATTATAATGATAAACCTGTAGCTCCTTTTACAGAAATCACTTTAGAAAAGATAGAGAATGATGAAATAATACCAACCTATGATGAAGATATACAAATCAATTATGTGAAGGCATTAAAAGAAAAGAATGCTCAAAATTTAATGATATGGCCTTATCACTGTATATATGCTACAGACGGCTGGCTTATAGATAAACAGCTTGCAAATATGCTTTTATTCTTTGAAGCTTCAAGAAAAGTTTATATAAATAAAATACTAAAAGGTCAGGATTCTTTCAGTGAGATGTATGGTGTGATAAGACCGGAAGTACCTACAGAATATACAAAAAACTATGATATTTCTTGGGTTTATGATATTACAAATGCTGATAAGATATATATATGCGGAGAAGCCAAAGACTACTGTGTTTATGAAAGCGTGAAGCAGTTTTGTAAGATATACAATAATGATAAAAGTATAACCGAAACTATTAATATAATGATGAATTGCAGCAGTGCTATAGGCGATAATAAAGAATGTGAAACAAAATACGAAGATCTTTCTAATAAATACGGAATAAAACTGCTTAATATTTAA
- the trmD gene encoding tRNA (guanosine(37)-N1)-methyltransferase TrmD codes for MIIDILTLFPKFYESTISFGVISMAVNEKKIDLNIEDMRVYGEGNYKKCDDYPYGGGPGMIMTYNIFKKYFDSHKKGYTIIFSPSGKTLTQKKIKELSGKEHITMILGHYEGIDHRVEEKYADEALSIGDYVLSGGEIPALLLLDAISRYKDVMNNKESVISDTFEENSSGLLEYEQYTRPPEIDNMKVPGILLSGNHKNINEYRRKRSIIKTFKNREDLFSKINLNKKDVETIFEYLKENNEE; via the coding sequence ATGATAATAGATATTCTTACACTTTTTCCAAAATTCTATGAAAGCACAATTTCTTTTGGTGTTATATCAATGGCAGTCAATGAGAAAAAAATAGATTTAAATATCGAAGATATGAGAGTATACGGAGAGGGCAATTATAAAAAATGCGATGACTATCCTTACGGAGGAGGTCCTGGAATGATTATGACTTATAATATATTTAAAAAATATTTTGACAGTCATAAAAAAGGATATACTATTATTTTCTCACCATCAGGAAAAACTTTGACTCAGAAAAAAATAAAAGAATTATCAGGTAAAGAACATATAACAATGATACTAGGACATTATGAGGGAATAGATCACAGAGTTGAAGAAAAATATGCAGATGAAGCTTTGAGTATAGGTGATTATGTATTAAGCGGAGGAGAGATACCTGCTCTTTTATTGCTAGATGCTATTTCAAGATATAAAGATGTTATGAATAATAAAGAATCTGTAATAAGCGACACATTTGAAGAAAACAGCAGCGGACTTTTGGAATACGAGCAATATACAAGACCTCCTGAAATAGATAATATGAAAGTTCCTGGAATACTCCTTTCCGGCAATCATAAAAATATTAATGAATATAGGAGAAAAAGAAGTATTATAAAAACTTTTAAAAACAGAGAAGATTTATTTTCAAAAATCAATCTTAATAAAAAAGATGTAGAAACTATTTTTGAATATTTAAAAGAAAATAATGAAGAATAA
- a CDS encoding bifunctional heptose 7-phosphate kinase/heptose 1-phosphate adenyltransferase, protein MDLKDKAKKIIDAKVLVIGDLMLDRFTYGDVIRISPEAPVPVLHVNHDENYLGGAGNVARNISALLGSNNNDSIFMIGVIGKDKSADIIIDSMNYSNISVKGIITDDTRSTITKTRIVAGTQQIVRIDEENTSPFSSAIVKNIEKVFIDNVDNYNVVIISDYAKGIITKQLSKKIIDTCNRKNKPVLVDPAIKHFPFYKKATLMTPNLKEAVEGAESKAPFYEFDAKAINILGENIIKKLSLSKLMITLGANGMALFDNEIKNKDKNSPYIIPTKAKSVFDVSGAGDTVISVLAMCLSVGLSFKDSSEIANAAAGVVVGKRGTSTLTLKELIEVL, encoded by the coding sequence ATGGACTTAAAAGATAAAGCCAAAAAAATAATAGATGCTAAAGTTCTAGTTATAGGCGATTTAATGCTTGATAGGTTTACTTATGGCGATGTTATAAGAATATCTCCTGAAGCTCCTGTTCCCGTACTTCATGTGAATCATGATGAAAATTATTTAGGAGGGGCTGGAAATGTCGCAAGAAATATATCAGCTTTACTTGGCAGCAATAATAATGACAGCATATTTATGATAGGGGTTATAGGAAAAGATAAATCTGCAGATATTATAATTGATAGTATGAATTATTCTAATATATCTGTTAAAGGAATAATAACAGATGATACAAGATCCACTATAACAAAAACAAGAATAGTTGCAGGTACTCAGCAGATAGTGAGAATAGATGAAGAGAATACTAGTCCTTTTTCTTCTGCTATTGTAAAAAATATAGAAAAAGTATTTATTGATAATGTGGATAATTATAATGTTGTTATAATAAGCGATTATGCAAAAGGTATAATTACAAAGCAGTTATCAAAAAAAATAATAGATACTTGCAATAGAAAAAATAAGCCTGTATTGGTTGATCCTGCTATAAAGCATTTTCCATTTTATAAAAAAGCTACTCTTATGACTCCAAATTTAAAGGAGGCTGTAGAAGGTGCTGAAAGTAAAGCTCCTTTTTATGAATTTGATGCAAAGGCTATAAATATTTTAGGAGAAAATATTATAAAAAAATTAAGTTTATCAAAGTTAATGATCACTTTGGGGGCTAATGGAATGGCTTTATTTGATAATGAAATAAAAAACAAGGATAAAAATTCCCCTTATATAATACCTACAAAAGCAAAAAGTGTATTTGATGTTTCAGGTGCTGGGGACACTGTTATATCTGTACTTGCTATGTGTTTGTCTGTGGGATTATCTTTTAAAGATTCTTCTGAGATTGCTAATGCAGCTGCCGGTGTTGTTGTGGGCAAAAGAGGAACTTCTACTTTAACTTTGAAAGAATTAATTGAAGTATTATAA
- the lspA gene encoding signal peptidase II, which produces MIKLKKIKEEIKQKKIYFLIALLIFIADTVSKYFIDKYLQETIIKRVIGDILIFIYTRNYGVSFGFLNNVPETIQHIIPELLKVIVFIAMIVIFFIMISINVKKQRLSMIGFTMVLGGAMGNLVDRIMRGYVTDFISMGFNETIRFPYNYNIADASITIGICIIAIGVFFFKEDFDKKKNTESNNDENN; this is translated from the coding sequence ATGATAAAATTAAAAAAAATTAAAGAAGAAATTAAACAAAAAAAAATATATTTTTTAATAGCTCTGTTAATCTTTATAGCAGATACAGTATCTAAATATTTTATAGATAAATATTTGCAGGAAACTATTATTAAAAGAGTAATAGGAGATATATTAATATTTATATATACAAGAAATTACGGGGTATCTTTCGGCTTTCTAAATAATGTACCAGAAACAATTCAGCATATAATACCGGAATTATTAAAAGTTATAGTATTCATTGCTATGATTGTTATTTTCTTTATAATGATTTCTATCAATGTAAAAAAACAAAGATTATCTATGATAGGTTTTACTATGGTTCTAGGCGGAGCTATGGGAAACTTAGTTGATAGAATTATGAGAGGATATGTTACTGATTTTATAAGCATGGGATTTAATGAAACTATAAGATTTCCATATAATTATAATATTGCAGACGCTTCTATTACAATAGGTATATGTATAATAGCAATAGGTGTATTCTTTTTTAAAGAAGATTTCGATAAAAAGAAAAATACAGAATCCAATAATGATGAAAATAATTAA